The following are encoded in a window of Streptomyces sp. 11x1 genomic DNA:
- a CDS encoding TIGR01777 family oxidoreductase, protein MKVVLPGGTGQVGAILDRALTAAGHEVTVVTRRPRRAHDIGWDGATLGPWVTAIDGCDVVINLAGRSVSCRYTPENLRAMMDSRVDSTRVVGEAIAAAGRPPRVWLQMSTATVYAHRFDAPHDEATGTIGGSEPGVPDYWAYSVEIARNWERAQAEAPTPATRKVALRSAMVMSPDRGGVFDVLSRLVRFGLGGPVAGGAQYVSWIQDEDFVRAVEFLIARDDLDGPVNLASPDPLPHRTFMRQLRTAWNVPVGLPATRWMAELGAFALRSDTELLFKSRRVVPGRLLTAGFSFAHPDWEDAAASLVRRARSERSAVPLRERIGTREGGQDPEYRVRWRRSA, encoded by the coding sequence ATGAAGGTGGTGCTGCCCGGGGGGACCGGACAGGTCGGTGCCATTCTCGACCGTGCGCTGACAGCGGCCGGTCACGAGGTCACCGTGGTCACCCGGCGCCCCAGGCGGGCCCACGACATCGGCTGGGACGGGGCCACGCTCGGCCCCTGGGTCACGGCGATCGACGGCTGCGACGTCGTGATCAACCTGGCCGGACGCAGCGTCTCCTGCCGCTACACCCCTGAGAACCTGCGGGCCATGATGGACTCCCGGGTGGATTCGACGCGGGTCGTCGGCGAGGCGATCGCCGCCGCCGGGCGGCCACCGCGCGTCTGGCTCCAGATGAGTACGGCGACGGTCTACGCCCACCGCTTCGACGCGCCCCACGACGAGGCGACCGGCACCATCGGCGGCTCCGAGCCCGGGGTGCCCGACTACTGGGCGTACAGCGTCGAGATCGCGAGGAACTGGGAGCGGGCGCAGGCCGAGGCGCCGACCCCCGCGACCCGCAAGGTGGCCCTGCGCTCGGCCATGGTGATGAGCCCCGACCGGGGCGGTGTGTTCGACGTGTTGTCACGACTGGTGCGGTTCGGGCTCGGCGGTCCGGTGGCCGGCGGCGCGCAGTACGTCTCCTGGATCCAGGACGAGGACTTCGTGCGGGCCGTGGAGTTCCTGATCGCCCGGGACGACCTCGACGGGCCGGTGAACCTCGCCTCGCCCGACCCCCTTCCGCACCGCACGTTCATGCGGCAGCTGCGCACGGCCTGGAACGTCCCGGTGGGACTGCCGGCGACCCGCTGGATGGCGGAACTGGGCGCGTTCGCCCTGCGCTCGGACACGGAACTGCTGTTCAAGAGCCGCCGCGTCGTGCCGGGCCGGTTGCTCACCGCCGGGTTCTCCTTCGCGCACCCCGACTGGGAGGACGCTGCGGCGTCCCTGGTGCGGCGGGCCCGATCGGAGCGATCCGCCGTGCCCCTCCGGGAGCGCATCGGCACGCGTGAAGGCGGACAGGACCCGGAATATCGCGTGCGGTGGCGTCGGTCGGCATAG
- a CDS encoding TOPRIM nucleotidyl transferase/hydrolase domain-containing protein: MVDMRMFRDEVTRWAGGGTGGSARELTEPLGVHTVVLLEGLSDLAAVEALAERRRRDLAAEGVCVLSMGGAMSVGRYAARLGPSGLGLRLVGLCDEREKPFFDRGLAPDSTPRHAVFVCSADLEDELIRALGPERVEEIVHAEDESRPWHTFLQQPAQHGRPRHQQLRRFMSTRKGRKIRYGRLLVEALAPEQVPAPLNDLFTCL; this comes from the coding sequence ATGGTGGACATGCGCATGTTCCGGGACGAGGTCACCCGCTGGGCGGGCGGCGGCACCGGCGGATCGGCGAGGGAATTGACGGAGCCGCTCGGGGTGCACACGGTCGTCCTGCTGGAAGGGCTGAGCGACCTCGCCGCCGTCGAGGCGCTGGCCGAGCGGCGGCGCCGGGACCTGGCCGCCGAGGGGGTCTGCGTCCTGTCGATGGGCGGTGCGATGAGCGTCGGCCGCTATGCCGCACGCCTCGGACCTTCCGGCCTCGGCCTGCGTCTCGTCGGTCTGTGCGACGAGCGCGAGAAGCCGTTCTTCGACCGGGGCCTCGCCCCGGACTCGACTCCGCGCCACGCCGTCTTCGTCTGCTCGGCGGACCTGGAGGACGAGCTCATCCGTGCGCTGGGCCCCGAACGGGTCGAGGAGATCGTCCACGCCGAGGACGAGTCGCGCCCCTGGCACACCTTCCTGCAGCAGCCCGCACAGCACGGCCGCCCCCGGCACCAGCAACTGCGGCGTTTCATGAGCACCCGGAAGGGGCGCAAGATACGCTACGGCCGCCTCCTGGTCGAAGCCCTCGCCCCCGAGCAGGTACCCGCCCCGCTGAACGATCTCTTCACCTGCCTCTGA
- a CDS encoding DUF6400 family protein — MSPLDRALPGGPDEPEPDEPEAAGHPTTDGPDASPTVDLDIDLTSHEMLRRAHFLEALGPDWDPVAALRDEQAANRLLYSGLDADQRRVYDELVAAGVLPGDGGGHAAA, encoded by the coding sequence ATGTCCCCCCTTGACCGCGCCCTTCCCGGCGGACCGGACGAGCCCGAACCGGACGAGCCCGAGGCGGCCGGCCATCCCACCACGGACGGCCCCGACGCCTCCCCGACGGTCGATCTGGACATCGACCTGACCTCGCACGAGATGCTCCGGCGCGCTCATTTCCTGGAGGCCCTCGGCCCTGACTGGGACCCCGTCGCGGCCCTGCGCGACGAGCAGGCGGCGAACCGACTGCTCTACTCCGGCCTCGACGCCGATCAGCGGCGGGTCTACGACGAACTGGTCGCGGCCGGTGTGCTGCCGGGAGACGGGGGCGGTCATGCTGCCGCTTGA